A region of the Plasmodium vinckei vinckei genome assembly, chromosome: PVVCY_11 genome:
aggTTATGAAGTTTGCATGCCAAAAGAGGGTTTAATTGAACCCCCCTTCTGGTTAGTCAAAATTTAGTttcaaattaatttttggTTGAAATTTGAAGAATGGAACTTTGCCAGGGTTTTTCTGAACATCATATGTATCTCTATCATTTACTAGACCAAAAACAAATGTCAACATCCCTAaatcataaataaaataacttTGAAGATTTCCATATCCACTTTTTCTAATTAACGATGTTAAggttaaattaaaatttaaagatGGATTAAGccaatttattaatttatttgcatTACTTTGATtagtttcatttttttttttttcaaataatttttttaatggaCTTTTATTTAACTCGTTGTAATTATTCATAACAGTCTCTAATTTTTCTTcaaattgttttataaattcatttaaagatttatcaaaattatttgttacactatttttattagtttCTTCATTTTGGTATACTAAGTTTTTGATGTCTTGTTTAAATTCTTTTAGtagcatatttttaaaatattttattttattattttttttattttcaattaaatctttttcattttctatagatttattatttagtataatatttttagctttatttaaataaatatcttgtaaatttaatagttgttttaatatttgtttatgtATTAGTgctacaaatatattttctaacTTTTCCATGATCACATTTTTGAGTTTAATTCCTGTTTGATTAAAAGttaaaatatggaaaaaaaataatgcaccttttaataattcattaGACAAGTatccataattttttataacacctccattaattatattttgttcatattcAAAATAGATCGAATCAAAATGACTTaaagttttattatatgcttCTTCtatagcatatatattatatacacatttttgattaaaatcagaaaaatttttaaagctactcatttttattatttctttttctacattatctattaaaaatttatgtttatatacattatttttttgtatcatatttaaatctattttattttgtttcattaaatgtatattatttaaattgttgaatttattttttattcctgttacaaaatttgaaaaaatatattgtgatgttttatttttattatcattaaaatcgtctaaaagaacaaaatatatatgaacatttttttttctttcatttaaatattttaaaaaaagctCGATTTTTGGTGGAAATTTAAATGTAACAGAGTCCTTTTTcaaatcattatttaatcCATAGgtgttattaaaatttttattttcattttgtattCCTTCCCATTTATCGCTTTGCAGTTTTGCTTCATTACCTGCCCCTCTATATTGTgatgtttcatttttttcaaataaattttccaATTTTATGTCATCCTTCGATAGAGGTATTATAATACTATTTGTTGTCTCAAggataaaatttattagtctttcataattatatattactttATTGCCATTATCTAATATTTCTTGATTTTCTAATAAATCCAAATTTAATACaacattaaaattattatttatatcatgtCCAAACCATAAATCAAACTTTTGTTGAAGCCCTAAATTTATGAAATTTGTATTCGAAGGAGTAGTACCATTTGATGTATCTGTGGTAGCAGGAATGTTAAATAAACTTTctaaaagtttttttttgttatatccTGAGGTTCcataaaaagaataaatatatttattttttaagtcCACATTGTTGTcttttgtattatatatttttcttaaattattcagtttttctttataatctttatttgataataaattgatgtattcatatttttttatttttttcgcaTATGAATTCTGTGCGCAAATGAAAACAaggtaaaataaaattaggtaaatatttatcatttcaAAATCGAAATAGTTTTGTTCCTCATTTGAAATAAGTACATGCtcaatcaaaaaaaaaaaaaaataaatgtatatatttttagtaaCCCTTCCTGCTTAGTATCcctttatattttgcatATCTTTTGTTATCTTTAAACTTTTGCTTTATAATAGATATACACAATACATAGCTAATATTACTAATCCTGCTACTACGCGATTTTTGGCTCGCTAATTCGTAAATTACTCAATATTTATAGTCTTCTTTCTCATATCCAATTAATTTCCCCTTTTCGAAAACCTTCAAAAACCCGCAATTATGTTTACATTACTTCAtagtaattttattttgaattttactattttttttttaattaaaaataaaaaaatataacgaAACgctagctattttttttaaacatttttttttttctcaatattttttttgatgcGAAACATCGACGTTTCATCAAAAAGTAATATAGGaacatatacatacaaaatatatttttatttaattaatgttattattatgatatatatttataattaaaataaattaataaataacttaaatatataaggaTGAATAGTAGCTTGTAgctatatatgcacattgcaaaaaaattctgaacaagcaatatatttaaaatgtatatttaattatagctaaattaaaaaaatatatatattcctttCAGAAATGTGTAAATagctatataataaaattaaaaaaaaaaaaaaagttgtataaaattatggCATGTTCAtgtaaaaagtaaaaaaaaatatatagcaaatataatattaataatatgccCAAAGTAAccgtaaaaaaaattcatgcCGTTGCAAGATGGAAATGGATTGGATCATcaattgataatatatgtgCAATTTGTAATAATTCCTTAGAAAATACATGCACAATTTGTATAAGACCGGGGAATAGCTGTCCTCCAGCTTTTGGAAAATGTGGgcatcattttcatttacatTGTATGGAAAAATGGATAAgacaaaacaaattaacATGCCCATGTTGTCGAGCAGATTGGTATTACAAAACACAGTAATTATTCATATGCGAATTTAAAGGTATATGCTGCAAAAACCTTAAGCATGCCCAAATCCTATATgatgaataatttttatttgcttaTACCAAACAAGTAGCCATATCCaatcttatattttttttaggaATTATGGCTAGCTAcaattatacatatgtgtatacatatatgcttaattttttaaggaTACATTTTACTTAACAATTTGTAATAAAGCAAATTgctttaatatatatttttttaaatgatacaACCTTTTcctacattatttttaattatgatttaaaaaaagcaaatacatttattaaCTTTTTTAGTAAACTCGAAATTTATCAACCTTAATTTTGTtgttaaacaaaatatatattaaaatgaaaaatgggaaaccttttcaataaaaattagtctcatttatttctttatcttttttatgttaagctaacaaatataatttcatcttataaaatatgctcTCCCCCCGAAGattccttttattttacaagcCCCTTATCTACACTTGCAATATTTTGATCATGTGCTTATATTACtcgtataatatatgtaacaATTACAAAAGGAATACATACACATATGTTGTCCAAAGCAATGagataaaacaatatatatatatatacatacatatgttTAGTTTCCTTTGTTTTACTACCCCGGTTTGTAAGTTTTTCTCCTGTTTTAAGCGTGTCCAATAATATGCACGTTTTATTTTCTGCCATTTTTGTGTTATATTCCCTTGCTTGTGTGTAAAAGGGGGGAAAGACACGTGGGAGAAGGGAGgcttatttaatatatatatataatgtaataaattaattatatggtAATAAGAATTATTTACAGTTTGTATcagtataaaatattatgatagGGGAAGAGTTAAAACATTAGTCTGCTTACaatggatatatatacatactgAAAAGGATGCGCaaaattatgtttaaatatgtataaatgatttatatGCATGAACTAGTTTGTCTATAAGtgtgtaaatatatgtatgcataaatatatgtacatgtGGAAGGATTATTTtatctattatatatgtttaaaaataattcatcaTATTATCGTATCATgctctatttttttcgcCATATAATTTTGGTGTACGTTTTCAGACACTTATAAGACAAATAAATACaccaaaaaatgaaaataaaaaaaaatgaatatatagtatacagtatatataatacaaaatgtatatattagaTGCACATTTTAAGGCGTGGaatgattataaaaaataaaataatagaaataataataaaaatatataatgtgaaatatatttaagtaTACTAGCAATCCAAATTGtcatattttatgcatgataatacaatttataaatctcaaaattttttttttgtgtgcTTATAGTgcattctttatattttaatttttatattaaataaaattattaaagtaaaaatcaaaaaaaaaattattatatataaaaacacaataaaatatacaaacaaatatacatatatttatgaagatcttataattttataattttctcaCATAAAACGTGGAAGTTAATCATATACAAAAATCCTATAATAACATACAGTTACAGTTATTCAAagctttctttttttttttaattaaatacaaaaaaaaaataggtaaagtaataaatatgctGAAGTAAATTTATATGGAAAATGGTACATGAAGGACAgtttaataaatgaatagcCAAAtgatcaaataaaaaaagatatagcccctatatatatacttatatgctacttaaatatttgtatatagcAAAGACAAAAgttcttttgttttattttaaagtgggcttgtatttatttatttatttttaggtcgtatttgttattattaatagacATTTTtgtacaaatatatataaatagaatttaagacaaatatattttttaatatttttttccagaCATTGTATTTTTGAACAATAAGCTATTAGtgtaatttctttttttttttttttcgtaatACTTGGCttgttaaaaaagaaaaaatatattttaaaaatatttttaaactcTTTTGATCTGACCAGTATAGTTAcgtatatgtatatgtgtaaaaaaaaaaaagaaagaaaagaaaaagccCCAATACagagtaaaaatatttatattataacaaCGAATAAGGtaactatatttatatgaggGCAAATAgttatgtacatatatatgaacaCATGGATACAACATAGTTACACCTCTATGTTGATCTAATCCTagttaaaaattattttcatcaccCATATATTACTTAGTAAATCCAAACtatgcatatgcatatatatttacatactTGTACATAATCGCATTAACAGTGTTGTGTCAacatatttcatatatatttatacatacattTAAGTTTGTATTACATGAAAAATaacacataatatatactgCTTTTCAaggtatatattattttccctTTTGCCTTTTCTCCTTTTTAGTTGCTctctttattatattattttttttatctgtTTCGTTGGCAAATGGTGGGTATGTAAATTGTACATATGACCAATGTGCTGTGTGATACATATATGGAAATTCCAAGTATGTTTaactgttttttttttttattttctgtatattattattatttatttttatttatatatacatatttgaGTGCATCGCCCCCAAAACCAAAaggcatatataataatacatacaATTACTTGTTTTCTTATAtgtgttttaatttttttttttttatgagcATACATAAATGTGTTTATTGGTTACATAAGTTAAACATAAACATATTGATATAAGAGATGGCtagtttattattattttttttctataaaaaataacatataaaatatagcgtgtcctttttatatatatttttattttttcatatacttatttttttgagctcctttttattccatttttttttttttcacccTTTCGTCTTTcgatctttttttttattgtttatctttcataatatttataatttttttatttaattttttttttctttttatttacatatatacataaccAATGTTCATTgaatttttgaaataaaattatatacatacaaacATATTGTAcgtatattaaatatatgcataatatgtatataggtattatataattgataaagatatatatgtactATTATGATTGTATGAAActcaaattaatttatatatgtaaacaGATTTATGTATCtttgtatgcatattatataatacacatatatatttttatttatataaaatatgtcatacatattcttttttttatatcaaagAGTCATACCAAAAAGTGCTACCTATATatagttgaaaaaaaaattgatatatttgcatgtaggttt
Encoded here:
- a CDS encoding anaphase-promoting complex subunit 11, putative; its protein translation is MPKVTVKKIHAVARWKWIGSSIDNICAICNNSLENTCTICIRPGNSCPPAFGKCGHHFHLHCMEKWIRQNKLTCPCCRADWYYKTQ